In Mycolicibacterium alvei, a single window of DNA contains:
- a CDS encoding ABC transporter substrate-binding protein encodes MAARWLIAGLTSALLVSGCASPATPETAGNAPPGFPVTVDNCGVSATYDRPPTRAVALNQHAIEMLLALGLEDSMVGTSFLDDRILPEYQAAYDSVPILAKEYPSYESLLAVEPDFVYGGWDSAFDEKEGRARQRLTDAGVNTYLNIEDCRSGPVAMSVVDDEIRSIGTIFGVTDRAEQQIGKLHRELARSEAKLRGVQPVRVAVYDSGEATVFTSGGKGIGNPMIEAAGGANVFTDVPKVWGDVSLEQFAERAPEVIVIYDYGDQPVADKKRFLTEHPLLQHVPAVAQRRFAVLPLSSVVVGVRVGRAVEALARQLHPDRFA; translated from the coding sequence ATGGCTGCTCGTTGGCTGATCGCCGGCCTGACGTCGGCGTTACTGGTGTCGGGGTGTGCTTCCCCGGCGACACCAGAGACCGCGGGCAACGCGCCGCCGGGATTCCCGGTCACCGTGGACAATTGCGGCGTCAGCGCCACCTATGACCGTCCGCCCACCCGCGCGGTGGCGCTCAACCAGCATGCGATCGAGATGCTGCTGGCGCTGGGCCTGGAGGATTCGATGGTCGGCACGTCGTTCCTCGACGACCGGATCCTGCCCGAGTATCAGGCCGCGTACGACAGCGTTCCGATCCTGGCCAAGGAATACCCGTCGTATGAGTCGCTGCTGGCGGTCGAGCCCGACTTCGTCTACGGCGGGTGGGACAGCGCGTTCGACGAGAAGGAGGGTCGCGCCCGGCAACGGTTGACCGACGCCGGGGTGAACACCTACCTCAACATCGAGGACTGCCGGTCCGGGCCCGTCGCGATGTCCGTCGTGGATGACGAAATCCGTAGCATAGGAACAATTTTCGGTGTCACCGACCGGGCTGAACAACAGATCGGAAAGCTTCATCGAGAGCTCGCGCGGTCCGAGGCGAAACTACGCGGGGTCCAGCCGGTACGGGTCGCGGTCTACGACAGTGGCGAGGCGACGGTGTTCACCTCGGGCGGCAAGGGTATCGGCAACCCGATGATCGAGGCCGCCGGTGGCGCCAACGTGTTCACCGATGTGCCGAAGGTGTGGGGCGACGTATCGCTGGAGCAGTTCGCCGAGCGCGCACCCGAGGTCATCGTGATCTACGACTACGGAGATCAGCCGGTCGCCGACAAGAAACGATTCCTCACCGAACATCCTCTGTTGCAGCATGTTCCGGCGGTCGCACAGCGGCGGTTCGCGGTCCTCCCGTTGTCTTCGGTGGTGGTCGGCGTGCGGGTGGGCCGGGCGGTGGAGGCCCTGGCGCGACAGCTGCACCCGGACCGGTTTGCGTGA
- a CDS encoding LamB/YcsF family protein, with amino-acid sequence MAAAVDLNADLGEGFGAWNHGDDEAMLAVVTSANMACGFHAGDPALLLRTCRQAAARGVRVGAQVSYRDLAGFGRRFIDVSPEDLAADVMYQIGALQALAHAAGTTVAYVKPHGALYNAIVSHREQATAVAAAVAAIDARLPVLGLAGSALFEEADRLGLRTVAEAFADRAYQPDGTLVSRREPGAVLHDPAEIADRVARMVTAGEVTAVDGSVISVTVDSVCVHGDSPGAVQIATTVRERLTDVGITLAAFS; translated from the coding sequence ATGGCTGCCGCCGTCGATCTCAATGCCGACCTGGGCGAGGGCTTCGGCGCGTGGAATCACGGTGACGACGAGGCCATGCTCGCCGTGGTCACCAGCGCCAACATGGCCTGCGGTTTCCACGCCGGCGATCCCGCGCTGCTGCTGCGCACCTGCCGGCAGGCCGCGGCCCGGGGCGTGCGGGTGGGCGCCCAGGTGAGCTACCGGGACCTGGCCGGATTCGGCAGACGCTTCATCGACGTCAGCCCCGAGGACCTCGCCGCCGACGTGATGTACCAGATCGGTGCGCTGCAGGCCCTCGCGCACGCCGCGGGAACCACCGTGGCCTACGTGAAACCCCATGGTGCGCTGTACAACGCCATCGTCAGCCACCGTGAACAGGCAACCGCAGTGGCCGCCGCGGTGGCCGCCATCGACGCTCGACTACCGGTGCTCGGGTTGGCGGGTTCGGCGTTGTTCGAGGAGGCCGACCGGCTCGGCCTGCGCACTGTCGCCGAGGCGTTCGCCGACCGCGCCTATCAACCCGACGGCACCCTGGTGTCGCGGCGCGAACCAGGGGCGGTGCTGCACGATCCCGCGGAGATCGCCGACCGGGTGGCGCGCATGGTCACCGCCGGTGAGGTAACCGCGGTGGACGGTTCTGTCATCAGCGTGACAGTGGATTCGGTCTGTGTACACGGCGATTCACCGGGTGCGGTGCAGATCGCCACGACGGTTCGCGAGCGCCTGACCGACGTCGGGATCACGCTGGCCGCATTCAGTTGA
- a CDS encoding (2Fe-2S)-binding protein: MNIGTQLGEIASLGGFFAITVGGDPAGWVPVWRCYDDGCDDLVGKTAAGYRTTDLRIGASLVQFSHASRLWSPVLGCALQYGVLPELTDLQRRSTSTELRLPEPLGEPAEAGPEMVRQLYRLVITDHLEPLAAGLRVKMASGLLYGNAAAALVAAAAELARARPELRDDVLNVTESLLATGELVGAGHLEGLTFRRRSCCLYYRVAGGSKCGDCALN; encoded by the coding sequence GTGAACATCGGCACCCAACTCGGCGAGATCGCCTCGCTCGGCGGGTTCTTTGCCATCACCGTCGGCGGAGATCCGGCCGGCTGGGTTCCGGTGTGGCGCTGCTATGACGACGGCTGCGATGACCTCGTGGGCAAGACCGCCGCCGGATACCGCACGACGGACCTTCGTATCGGTGCCTCCCTGGTTCAGTTCAGCCACGCATCGCGCTTGTGGTCGCCGGTGCTGGGGTGTGCGCTGCAGTACGGGGTGCTGCCCGAGCTGACCGATCTGCAGCGCCGCAGCACCAGTACCGAACTCCGGTTGCCGGAGCCGCTGGGCGAACCTGCCGAAGCCGGACCGGAGATGGTGCGGCAGCTGTATCGATTGGTGATCACCGACCATCTCGAGCCGCTCGCCGCCGGGCTTCGGGTCAAGATGGCGTCGGGGCTGCTCTACGGCAATGCCGCGGCGGCGTTGGTCGCGGCGGCGGCCGAGCTGGCCCGGGCCCGCCCGGAACTGCGGGACGACGTACTAAATGTCACCGAATCACTCTTGGCCACAGGCGAATTGGTTGGAGCAGGCCACCTGGAGGGGTTGACGTTCCGCCGCCGCAGTTGTTGCCTCTACTACCGGGTGGCAGGCGGATCGAAGTGCGGGGATTGCGCTCTCAACTGA
- the rpsR gene encoding 30S ribosomal protein S18 has translation MAKRSKIVKNEQRRKPVERYAERRTELKKPRRNQLKALGVTEVDYKDVHLLRTFISERGKIRSRRITGLTPQQQRQVAAAIKNAREMALLPVVGPA, from the coding sequence ATGGCCAAGCGATCCAAGATCGTCAAGAACGAGCAGCGCCGGAAACCCGTGGAGCGCTACGCCGAACGACGGACCGAGCTCAAGAAACCCAGGCGCAATCAGCTGAAGGCCCTCGGCGTGACCGAGGTCGACTACAAGGATGTCCATCTGCTGCGCACTTTCATCAGCGAGCGGGGCAAGATCCGGTCCCGGCGCATCACCGGGCTCACCCCGCAACAACAGCGCCAGGTCGCCGCGGCGATCAAGAACGCCAGGGAGATGGCGCTGCTGCCGGTGGTCGGCCCCGCTTGA
- a CDS encoding FecCD family ABC transporter permease encodes MIPYRLTLAVLTGLLLVAVTAGVAIGSVSIPPGQVWAIVLHAVHPGLVEQSWPAVRESIVLDARLPRVVLGAVVGAGLAACGTVLQAVVRNPLADPMLLGVSSGASVGAVVILVFGAGALQALTLPLAAFLGAFLALVAVYFLARSGGRMATVRLVLAGVAVAEVLSALASLMIVTSDDPHKAQSAVRWMLGGLGGTTWRMVWVPAVAVLLGVLVLLAFTRSLNLLYTGEEAAASLGLDVHRLRAGMFVVVALMVGTMVAVSGTIGFVGLVMPHVVRLLVGADHRRALPAAALLGAAFLVLCDIVARTVAAPEELPVGILTALVGGPFFLWLMRRKAAA; translated from the coding sequence GTGATTCCCTACCGGCTGACCCTCGCGGTGCTTACCGGGCTGCTGCTGGTGGCAGTGACCGCCGGTGTGGCCATCGGTTCGGTATCCATCCCGCCCGGGCAGGTGTGGGCGATCGTGCTGCACGCCGTCCATCCGGGCCTTGTCGAGCAGAGTTGGCCTGCGGTAAGGGAGTCCATCGTGCTCGATGCGCGGCTACCGCGGGTGGTCCTGGGCGCGGTCGTCGGTGCGGGTCTGGCGGCGTGCGGCACGGTGCTACAGGCCGTGGTGCGTAACCCCCTCGCCGACCCCATGCTGCTGGGCGTCTCCTCTGGAGCCTCGGTCGGCGCCGTGGTGATCCTGGTGTTCGGGGCCGGTGCACTTCAGGCACTGACCCTGCCGTTGGCGGCCTTCCTCGGGGCCTTCCTCGCGCTCGTCGCGGTCTACTTCCTGGCCCGCTCGGGCGGGCGGATGGCGACTGTGCGGCTGGTTCTGGCCGGCGTGGCGGTGGCCGAAGTGCTGTCCGCGCTGGCGAGCCTGATGATCGTCACCTCCGACGATCCGCACAAGGCGCAGTCGGCCGTGCGCTGGATGCTGGGCGGCCTGGGCGGCACCACCTGGCGGATGGTCTGGGTGCCCGCGGTGGCGGTGCTCCTCGGTGTGCTGGTGCTGCTGGCGTTCACGCGATCGCTGAACCTGCTTTACACCGGCGAAGAGGCGGCCGCCTCACTCGGGCTCGATGTGCATCGGTTGCGGGCGGGAATGTTCGTCGTCGTGGCGCTCATGGTCGGAACCATGGTTGCGGTCAGCGGGACGATCGGGTTTGTCGGGCTGGTCATGCCGCATGTGGTGCGCCTGCTGGTCGGTGCCGACCACCGCCGGGCGCTGCCGGCGGCCGCGCTGTTGGGGGCGGCATTTCTGGTGCTGTGCGACATCGTGGCTCGCACCGTCGCCGCGCCGGAGGAACTGCCCGTCGGGATTCTGACCGCACTCGTCGGCGGACCGTTCTTCCTGTGGCTGATGCGACGGAAGGCCGCGGCGTGA
- a CDS encoding MBL fold metallo-hydrolase has product MRLKPGRPDLAPYARFFDAPSATPQSPVTVTWAGVSTLLVDDGSSAILTDGFFSRPPLPNVIFGKLAPSLPRIDGSLARLGLDKLEAVLPVHTHFDHTMDSAVVAERTGARLVGGTSTAQVGAGGGLAPDRIVTVTPGEAITLGAYDVTLFESEHCPPDRFPGVITAPVVPPVKVAAYKCGEAWSTLVHHRPSDRRLLIVGSAGAVPGALDGQRAEVVYLGIGQLGLQSEGYFESYWAQTVRAVGARRVVLIHWDDFFRPLHKPLRALPYAGDDLDVSMKRLTRLADQDGVSLHLPTVWERSDPWL; this is encoded by the coding sequence ATGCGGCTCAAGCCCGGCAGACCCGACCTGGCCCCCTATGCGCGGTTCTTCGACGCACCGTCGGCCACACCGCAATCCCCGGTCACCGTCACCTGGGCCGGGGTCAGCACCTTGTTGGTCGACGACGGTTCCTCGGCCATCCTGACCGACGGGTTCTTCTCCCGGCCCCCGCTGCCGAACGTCATCTTCGGCAAGCTGGCGCCGTCACTGCCCCGCATCGACGGCAGCCTGGCCCGCCTCGGCCTCGACAAGCTCGAAGCGGTGCTGCCGGTGCACACGCACTTCGACCACACCATGGACTCGGCCGTCGTGGCCGAGCGGACGGGTGCCCGACTCGTGGGCGGCACCTCGACCGCCCAGGTGGGTGCCGGCGGTGGCCTGGCACCCGATCGGATCGTCACGGTCACCCCGGGCGAAGCCATCACCCTCGGTGCTTACGACGTGACGCTCTTCGAGTCCGAACACTGCCCGCCGGACCGCTTTCCGGGCGTCATCACCGCGCCCGTCGTGCCGCCGGTCAAGGTCGCGGCCTACAAGTGCGGCGAAGCCTGGTCGACGTTGGTGCATCACCGGCCCAGCGACCGCCGCCTGCTGATCGTCGGAAGCGCGGGTGCGGTGCCGGGCGCCCTCGACGGACAGCGCGCCGAGGTCGTGTACCTCGGGATCGGCCAGCTAGGGCTGCAGTCCGAGGGGTATTTCGAGAGCTACTGGGCCCAGACCGTGCGTGCGGTCGGGGCACGTCGGGTCGTGCTGATCCATTGGGACGACTTCTTCCGCCCGCTGCACAAGCCGCTACGCGCCCTGCCATATGCCGGTGACGACCTCGATGTGTCGATGAAAAGACTGACCAGACTTGCAGACCAGGACGGGGTGAGCCTGCACCTGCCCACCGTGTGGGAACGGTCCGACCCCTGGCTCTGA
- the bluB gene encoding 5,6-dimethylbenzimidazole synthase — translation MSEHAFSPDERRAVYRAIAERRDMRRFVPGSTVPPEVLGRLLHAAHAAPSVGLMQPWRFIRITDDELRRKIHALVDQERIRTADALGSRGDEFLALKVEGILDCAELFVVALGENRDRHIFGRRTLPQMDLASVSCAIQNMWLAARAEGLGMGWVSIFEPLPLARLMGMPDDAEPVAILCLGPVPEFPDRPVLEIEHWTVGRPLPEFVAQNSWPAEPSP, via the coding sequence GTGTCCGAGCATGCCTTCAGCCCCGACGAACGTCGCGCCGTCTACCGGGCCATCGCCGAACGCCGGGATATGCGCCGGTTCGTCCCCGGCAGCACGGTGCCGCCCGAGGTCCTCGGCCGCCTGCTGCACGCCGCCCACGCCGCCCCGAGCGTCGGCCTGATGCAGCCGTGGCGGTTCATCCGGATCACCGACGACGAGTTGCGCCGCAAGATCCACGCCCTCGTCGACCAGGAACGAATCCGGACCGCCGATGCGCTCGGCTCGCGCGGCGACGAGTTCCTGGCCCTGAAGGTAGAGGGCATCCTCGACTGCGCCGAACTGTTCGTCGTCGCGCTCGGCGAGAACCGCGATCGGCACATCTTCGGTCGGCGCACCCTGCCCCAGATGGACCTGGCCTCGGTCTCCTGCGCCATCCAGAACATGTGGCTGGCCGCCCGCGCCGAGGGACTCGGCATGGGCTGGGTGTCGATCTTCGAGCCGCTGCCGCTGGCCCGGTTGATGGGCATGCCCGACGACGCCGAGCCGGTGGCGATCCTGTGCCTGGGCCCGGTACCCGAATTCCCGGACCGGCCGGTGCTGGAGATCGAACACTGGACGGTCGGGCGCCCGTTGCCCGAGTTCGTCGCCCAGAACAGCTGGCCGGCCGAGCCGTCGCCCTAA
- a CDS encoding metal ABC transporter permease, which yields MSAGLAAAGAFAQGNLALGYQHNWWQILTSVFMRNALIGGTLVALAAGLIGYFVIVRNTAFAAHALAHIGLPGATGAALLGLPVGLGLGAFCIGGALVIGALGSRAYDREVATGTVLALATGFGLFFNSLATKNSSTLTNVLFGNLLAITHQQLLMFAALLVVLAAAVVFVFRPLLFASVNAQVAEAKGVPVRALSVLFMVLLGIAVTMAVLAVGTLLLFALVVTPAATAIMVTARPILAMAISTGISVASVWAGLAVSAIFNMPPSFVIVTIACGIWLAVWTVDRVRNSEIH from the coding sequence ATGTCGGCCGGTCTGGCTGCTGCTGGAGCGTTCGCCCAAGGCAATCTGGCACTGGGCTACCAGCACAACTGGTGGCAGATTCTGACGTCGGTGTTCATGCGCAACGCGTTGATCGGCGGCACTTTGGTGGCGCTGGCCGCCGGCCTGATCGGCTATTTCGTCATCGTCCGCAACACCGCCTTCGCCGCGCACGCGCTGGCCCACATCGGTCTGCCCGGCGCCACCGGCGCGGCGCTGCTGGGGCTTCCGGTCGGATTGGGGCTGGGAGCGTTCTGCATCGGCGGCGCGCTGGTGATCGGGGCGCTGGGCAGCCGGGCCTACGACCGTGAGGTGGCCACCGGCACCGTTCTGGCGCTGGCCACCGGTTTCGGCCTGTTCTTCAACTCGCTGGCCACCAAGAATTCGTCCACCCTGACCAATGTGTTGTTCGGGAACCTGCTGGCCATCACCCACCAGCAGTTGCTGATGTTCGCCGCACTGTTGGTGGTGTTGGCCGCCGCGGTCGTATTCGTCTTCCGCCCACTGCTGTTCGCGTCGGTCAACGCGCAGGTGGCCGAGGCCAAAGGGGTGCCGGTCCGGGCGTTGTCGGTGCTGTTCATGGTCCTGTTGGGAATTGCGGTGACGATGGCGGTGCTGGCGGTGGGCACGCTGCTGCTGTTCGCGCTCGTCGTCACCCCGGCCGCGACGGCGATCATGGTGACGGCCCGGCCGATTCTCGCGATGGCGATCTCAACCGGGATCAGCGTGGCGTCGGTGTGGGCGGGGCTGGCGGTTTCGGCGATCTTCAACATGCCGCCGAGCTTCGTGATCGTCACGATCGCCTGCGGGATCTGGCTGGCGGTGTGGACGGTTGACCGGGTGCGGAATTCGGAGATCCACTAG
- a CDS encoding metal ABC transporter ATP-binding protein, which translates to MSTDAPPPAVVFDDVSAVRGGRLIWSEGTFEIPTGGIVALIGSNGSGKSTMLQVILGLLPAASGSVRVIGGAPGEHNDLIGYVPQDYAAGAGEAIRARGAVTLGLTGRRWGFTRTSAADRARVDEALGWVEATGFANMRLSELSGGQRQRVALANALVGHPKMLILDEPLAALDLRNQHEIVQLLAKLNKDLGVTILVVAHDLNPLLSVLDSAIYLLDGHAHHAAIDEVVDADLLTHLYGTQVQVANTPLGQMYMRSV; encoded by the coding sequence GTGTCAACGGACGCGCCGCCGCCCGCCGTCGTCTTCGACGACGTCAGCGCTGTGCGCGGGGGACGGCTGATCTGGTCGGAGGGCACCTTCGAGATCCCGACCGGCGGCATCGTCGCGCTGATCGGCTCCAACGGGTCGGGCAAGTCGACCATGCTGCAGGTCATCCTGGGCCTGCTGCCCGCGGCCTCGGGTTCGGTGCGGGTGATCGGCGGCGCGCCGGGTGAACACAACGATCTGATCGGCTACGTCCCCCAGGACTACGCCGCAGGCGCGGGGGAGGCCATCCGGGCCCGCGGTGCGGTGACCCTCGGGCTCACGGGGCGTCGCTGGGGTTTCACCCGCACCTCGGCCGCCGACCGGGCCCGGGTCGACGAGGCCCTGGGGTGGGTCGAGGCCACCGGGTTCGCGAACATGCGGTTGTCGGAGCTGTCCGGAGGCCAGCGCCAGCGCGTCGCCCTGGCGAATGCCCTTGTCGGACATCCGAAAATGCTCATTCTCGATGAGCCGTTGGCCGCACTCGACCTGCGCAACCAACACGAGATCGTGCAGCTGCTGGCCAAACTCAACAAGGACCTGGGTGTGACGATTCTCGTTGTCGCACATGACCTCAATCCACTGCTGAGCGTGCTCGACAGTGCGATCTACCTGCTCGACGGGCACGCACACCACGCCGCGATCGACGAGGTGGTGGACGCCGACCTGCTGACCCACCTCTACGGAACCCAGGTGCAGGTGGCGAACACCCCGCTGGGGCAGATGTACATGAGGAGCGTGTGA
- the rpmG gene encoding 50S ribosomal protein L33, with amino-acid sequence MASTDIRPIVKLKSTAGTGYTYVTRKNRRNDPDRIVLRKYDPVIRRHVEFREER; translated from the coding sequence ATGGCCAGCACCGATATCCGGCCGATCGTGAAGCTGAAGTCGACCGCGGGCACCGGGTACACGTACGTCACCCGCAAGAACCGCCGTAACGACCCGGACCGGATCGTGCTGCGCAAGTACGACCCGGTCATCCGTCGTCACGTCGAATTCCGTGAGGAGCGCTGA
- the mrf gene encoding ribosome hibernation factor-recruiting GTPase MRF, with amino-acid sequence MRTPVVLIAGQGDSNDVADELGRGPGTVLVRHIFDGHVVLRTVSDRNGTSELALELAHGCVSCTVRDDLLILLRRLHRRGDVDRIVVQLMPWLEAEPVCWAINTIRVHVGPGYLDGPAARDVTIEAVIACLDAAVWLQQSVGDEELPDGRTVAQVVVGQAEFADMLVLNEPEATTLAVLHRLAPRARITVGPDRVELALAHLEPNSRRGRTTTPHDPLLAGEPPLAPDDEVIIIEFAARRPFHPLRLHDAVDLLLDGVVRTRGRAWLANRPADVMWIESAGGGMHFSNAGKWLAAMESTELAYTDPERVAMAAIAWHHQFGDRHVSLTVLACGARPGEVIEALRGALLTDDELAQPDLWADYPDPFGDWHQEPCQPPVGQVEKFRRRYG; translated from the coding sequence GTGCGAACCCCTGTGGTGCTGATCGCCGGTCAAGGTGACAGCAACGACGTAGCGGACGAACTGGGCCGCGGGCCCGGAACCGTGTTGGTGCGCCATATCTTTGACGGCCACGTGGTGCTGCGGACCGTGTCCGACCGGAACGGGACATCCGAACTCGCCCTCGAGCTCGCCCACGGTTGCGTGTCCTGCACCGTCCGCGACGACCTGCTGATCCTGTTGCGGCGTCTACACCGGCGCGGCGACGTGGATCGCATCGTGGTTCAGTTGATGCCCTGGCTGGAGGCCGAGCCGGTGTGCTGGGCGATCAACACCATCCGGGTCCACGTCGGGCCCGGTTACCTCGACGGGCCCGCCGCTCGCGACGTCACCATCGAGGCAGTGATCGCATGCCTGGACGCGGCGGTCTGGCTGCAACAGTCTGTCGGCGACGAGGAACTGCCCGACGGACGCACGGTCGCCCAGGTGGTCGTCGGTCAGGCCGAGTTCGCCGACATGCTGGTGCTCAACGAGCCCGAGGCCACCACCCTGGCGGTGCTGCACCGACTCGCGCCCCGCGCCCGCATCACCGTGGGCCCCGACCGCGTCGAACTCGCCCTGGCGCATCTGGAGCCGAACAGCCGGCGCGGGCGCACGACCACCCCGCACGATCCACTCCTGGCCGGTGAACCGCCGCTGGCGCCCGACGACGAGGTCATCATCATCGAATTCGCCGCGCGGCGGCCGTTCCACCCGCTGCGCCTGCACGACGCCGTCGACCTCCTGCTCGACGGGGTGGTGCGCACCCGCGGTCGGGCCTGGCTGGCCAACCGCCCGGCCGACGTCATGTGGATCGAATCTGCAGGCGGCGGAATGCATTTCAGCAACGCCGGAAAGTGGCTGGCGGCAATGGAATCCACCGAGCTGGCCTACACCGATCCGGAACGCGTGGCGATGGCCGCGATCGCCTGGCATCACCAGTTCGGCGATCGTCACGTATCGCTGACGGTCCTGGCCTGCGGTGCCCGGCCCGGCGAGGTCATCGAGGCGCTGCGCGGCGCGCTGCTCACCGACGACGAACTCGCACAACCCGACCTGTGGGCCGATTACCCCGACCCGTTCGGGGACTGGCACCAAGAACCCTGTCAGCCACCGGTCGGGCAGGTGGAGAAGTTCCGCCGCCGCTACGGGTAG
- the rpmB gene encoding 50S ribosomal protein L28 — MSAHCQVTGRSPGFGNTVSHSHKRSRRRWNPNIQTKTYYLAGEGRRVRLRVSAKGIKVIDRDGIEAVVARLRSAGEKI, encoded by the coding sequence ATGTCTGCCCACTGCCAAGTCACCGGGCGCTCGCCCGGGTTCGGCAATACGGTGTCGCACTCGCACAAACGCAGTCGCCGCCGCTGGAACCCCAACATCCAGACCAAGACCTACTACCTGGCAGGCGAGGGGCGCCGGGTCCGGCTTCGGGTCAGCGCCAAGGGAATCAAGGTGATCGACCGTGACGGCATCGAGGCCGTGGTGGCCCGGCTGCGCAGCGCAGGGGAGAAGATCTGA
- a CDS encoding ABC transporter ATP-binding protein, producing the protein MADATEGRGVTAGVVFDAVSVSVRGKPLVTDVSLTVIPGEVLAVVGPNGAGKTTLLRTLYRALRPSAGRVLVDGADVWRLPGKLAARRVAAVLQEAAGDFELTVFDMVAMGRTPYKRSFESDSREDREIIGSSLAALDIADLGGAAYGRLSGGQKQRVLIARALAQRADVIVLDEPTNHLDLRHQHEALGLLRESGATVIAALHDLNLAAAYCDRICVLDGGELVTIGTPVEVLTVDLLADVYRVAARITVDAGRPQITIVPEAVAPW; encoded by the coding sequence GTGGCTGATGCGACGGAAGGCCGCGGCGTGACGGCGGGTGTGGTGTTCGACGCGGTCTCGGTGTCGGTGCGAGGCAAGCCCCTGGTCACCGATGTTTCGCTGACGGTCATCCCGGGTGAGGTACTGGCCGTGGTGGGTCCCAACGGGGCGGGCAAGACGACACTCCTGCGGACGTTGTACCGAGCCCTGCGGCCGAGCGCCGGACGGGTTCTGGTCGACGGCGCCGACGTGTGGAGATTGCCCGGCAAGCTGGCCGCACGTCGCGTCGCGGCGGTATTGCAGGAAGCGGCAGGCGATTTCGAGCTCACCGTGTTCGACATGGTTGCCATGGGTCGCACCCCGTACAAGCGATCCTTCGAGTCCGACAGCCGTGAGGACCGCGAGATCATCGGCAGCTCTCTGGCGGCGCTGGATATTGCGGACCTGGGCGGGGCCGCTTACGGCCGGCTGTCCGGAGGGCAGAAGCAACGTGTGCTCATCGCTCGCGCGTTGGCGCAACGCGCCGACGTCATCGTGCTCGACGAACCCACGAACCACCTCGATCTGCGCCATCAGCACGAGGCCCTGGGCCTGCTGCGGGAGTCCGGTGCGACGGTCATTGCCGCACTGCACGACCTGAATCTCGCTGCGGCATATTGCGATCGGATCTGTGTGCTCGACGGCGGAGAACTGGTTACCATCGGAACCCCTGTGGAGGTCCTCACCGTGGATTTACTTGCCGACGTCTACCGGGTCGCAGCCCGGATCACTGTCGATGCCGGAAGACCTCAGATCACCATCGTGCCCGAGGCGGTGGCGCCGTGGTGA
- a CDS encoding metal ABC transporter solute-binding protein, Zn/Mn family, translated as MNLKLYALAGLLLVTPLAACGSEEAQPESAGNCVTTPVNVVVSVDQWGDIVSALGGDCAKVTTVIAGSSVDPHDFEPAPADAAKFQGAQLVVVNGGNYDAWANKLAQSAAPNAIVVSAVGQSDESWANPHAWYNPAAVSGVADTVTEELGQAAPEARDYFLARRAEFTTAMQPYQQLIADIKAKAPGKRYAATEVLFDDMAAALGLVNQTPAGFQAAVSNHTDPSPADLDAFLRLLSDHGVDVLIYNTQTEGALPKQIRAAAESAGIPVVDVTETVAPGADSFEAWQVNQLTALAKALGVQP; from the coding sequence GTGAACCTCAAGCTCTACGCACTGGCGGGCCTGCTGCTCGTCACCCCGCTGGCCGCCTGCGGCTCCGAAGAGGCCCAGCCCGAATCTGCCGGCAACTGCGTGACGACACCGGTCAACGTCGTCGTCAGCGTCGACCAGTGGGGCGACATCGTGTCCGCCCTGGGTGGTGACTGTGCCAAGGTGACCACCGTAATCGCCGGGTCGTCGGTCGATCCGCACGACTTCGAGCCCGCGCCCGCCGACGCGGCGAAATTCCAGGGCGCCCAACTGGTCGTCGTCAACGGCGGGAACTACGACGCATGGGCCAACAAACTGGCACAGAGCGCCGCGCCGAATGCCATCGTCGTCTCGGCCGTCGGCCAGTCCGACGAATCGTGGGCCAACCCACACGCCTGGTACAACCCCGCCGCGGTCAGCGGCGTCGCCGACACCGTCACCGAGGAACTCGGTCAAGCGGCTCCCGAGGCACGGGATTACTTCCTGGCGCGCCGGGCCGAGTTCACCACCGCGATGCAGCCCTACCAACAGCTGATCGCCGACATCAAGGCCAAGGCGCCCGGCAAGCGCTATGCCGCCACCGAAGTGCTGTTCGACGATATGGCGGCCGCGCTCGGCCTGGTCAACCAGACTCCTGCCGGGTTTCAGGCGGCCGTGTCGAACCACACCGACCCGTCACCGGCGGATCTGGACGCATTCCTGCGACTGCTCTCCGATCACGGTGTCGATGTGCTGATCTACAACACCCAGACCGAGGGCGCGCTGCCCAAGCAGATCCGGGCCGCCGCCGAGAGTGCCGGGATTCCGGTTGTCGATGTCACCGAAACGGTGGCGCCCGGAGCGGATTCGTTCGAGGCTTGGCAGGTGAACCAACTGACCGCGCTGGCCAAGGCGCTCGGAGTCCAGCCCTAG